Proteins encoded together in one Rhizobium sp. 11515TR window:
- a CDS encoding ABC transporter substrate-binding protein, giving the protein MKARIALAAFAAMMAASMPAKADTMVFTSWGGTTQDAQKVAWANQFTEKTGIGVMQDGPTDYGKLKAMVEAGQVSWDVVDVEGDYAAQAGKAGLLEKLDFSVIDKSKLDPRFVSDYSVGSFYYSFVIGCNADAVSACPKTWADLFDTKKFPGKRTFYKWSAPGVIEAALLADGVPADKLYPLDLDRAFKKLDTIKSDIVWWSSGAQSQQLLASAEAPFGSLWNGRMTALANSGVKTETSWSQNITAADSLVIPKGAPNLETAMKFIALATSAQSQADLAKATGYAPTNLGSAKLMDPEIAKTLPDQQTANQVNADMNYWAANRDAIGKKWYAWQAQ; this is encoded by the coding sequence ATGAAAGCAAGAATTGCACTCGCGGCCTTTGCCGCAATGATGGCCGCATCCATGCCCGCCAAGGCCGACACCATGGTCTTCACGAGTTGGGGAGGAACGACGCAGGATGCGCAGAAGGTCGCCTGGGCCAACCAGTTTACTGAGAAGACCGGTATCGGCGTCATGCAGGACGGTCCAACGGATTACGGCAAGCTGAAAGCGATGGTCGAAGCCGGCCAGGTGAGCTGGGATGTCGTCGACGTCGAGGGTGATTATGCCGCGCAAGCCGGCAAGGCGGGTCTGCTCGAAAAGCTGGACTTCTCCGTCATCGACAAGTCCAAGCTCGATCCGCGTTTCGTCAGCGACTACTCCGTCGGTAGCTTCTATTATTCCTTTGTCATCGGCTGCAACGCCGATGCGGTCAGCGCCTGCCCGAAGACCTGGGCCGATCTCTTCGACACGAAGAAATTCCCCGGCAAGCGGACCTTCTACAAATGGTCCGCGCCGGGCGTCATCGAAGCGGCGCTCTTGGCCGATGGCGTTCCCGCCGACAAGCTTTATCCGCTCGATCTCGATCGTGCCTTCAAGAAGCTCGATACGATCAAATCCGATATTGTCTGGTGGTCGAGCGGCGCGCAATCGCAGCAGCTGCTGGCGTCGGCCGAGGCGCCTTTCGGCAGCCTCTGGAATGGCCGTATGACCGCGCTTGCCAACAGCGGCGTCAAGACGGAGACCTCCTGGAGCCAGAACATCACGGCTGCGGATTCCCTTGTCATCCCGAAGGGTGCGCCGAACCTCGAAACGGCGATGAAGTTCATCGCGCTCGCGACCTCGGCACAGTCGCAGGCCGATCTGGCCAAGGCTACCGGATACGCGCCGACCAACCTCGGCTCGGCGAAACTTATGGACCCTGAGATAGCCAAGACCTTGCCGGACCAGCAGACCGCCAACCAGGTCAATGCCGACATGAATTATTGGGCCGCGAACCGAGATGCCATCGGCAAGAAGTGGTACGCCTGGCAGGCGCAGTAA